A genomic region of Trypanosoma brucei brucei TREU927 chromosome 3, complete sequence contains the following coding sequences:
- a CDS encoding RNA-binding protein, putative (similar over 202 aa to SP:P19339: Sex-lethal protein. {Drosophila melanogaster}), whose translation MEVPFEEGTQLVHAIERSQQRILDASAVSDVETVPPPTTTANANATAAVAVALKGLATTSAHVPLPLFGLDDEGRSGKTPLNNESGPGTSSSGSHSSSSNVPVASLRAGTAGTPTVTPAADSRAESQSRTNLFVSNIPHLLGKNELVDLFSPYGEILSAAVMRNIHTGDSLGTAFVRFATTEQAQAAMEALTGYVLEGRSMVVQWAKRQHDDTPVGEARKKIVKLFVRNIPLDVSDADLTEVFSAFGPVKGVSIHKDTTPNAGRHLERRIAFITFHTDGVAERAAEAIHNTRPFHSCGKIPLMVKLAEDNPRHGRSHNAQSGRSAWGRNGNTNQNNDGSVSRSSPSGSVRSNKSLGISGHGSARGDIRGLGIDTPGGLPGLFSLGTDACGFPGGAFAVFPTMIPQGGVFVPQPVLNVGVGVNGQAMALRTPMFWHQAGSTIPVGVMGQSQSANMGATGGNCSHQGFASVSEGSSSEQQRVDIFSSFAQPPPFPTDPLAGLVDSTGFSFTAPPPPPPAPAPLSSSAVEVGPVVKDDVEPTMCPHPSSSDVYDADSSLSLDFLENLGAAELCHVTTPSGDEDHRLHAPGSFVPFL comes from the coding sequence ATGGAAGTTCCTTTTGAAGAAGGGACGCAGTTGGTTCATGCAATTGAGCGGTCCCAGCAACGGATTTTGGATGCCTCAGCGGTGAGTGACGTGGAGACGGTACCACCGCCGACAACTACTGCAAATGCAAAtgcaactgctgctgttgctgttgctcttAAGGGTTTAGCCACCACATCTGCGCATGTGCCGCTGCCACTCTTTGGTTTGGATGATGAGGGTCGAAGTGGCAAAACGCCATTGAATAATGAAAGCGGTCCGGGAACGAGCAGTAGTGGAAGCcatagcagcagcagcaatgtTCCTGTTGCGAGTTTGCGAGCCGGTACCGCTGGTACTCCTACCGTCACCCCGGCTGCGGACTCCCGTGCGGAATCTCAAAGTAGGACAAATCTCTTTGTGAGCAATATTCCCCATTTGTTAGGGAAAAATGAGTTGGTAGATTTATTTTCGCCATATGGAGAAATTCTTTCTGCGGCTGTAATGCGAAATATTCATACGGGTGACAGTCTCGGAACGGCTTTTGTGCGTTTCGCCACAACAGAACAGGCACAGGCGGCGATGGAGGCTCTAACGGGTTATGTGCTGGAGGGCCGCTCGATGGTTGTTCAATGGGCGAAGAGGCAACACGACGACACTCCCGTAGGCGAGGCCCGAAAGAAAATTGTGAAGTTATTCGTACGTAACATTCCTTTGGATGTCAGTGACGCCGATCTAACTGAAGTGTTCAGCGCGTTTGGTCCAGTGAAGGGCGTGTCAATACATAAAGACACCACGCCAAACGCCGGTCGCCACTTGGAACGTCGCATCGCCTTCATTACGTTCCACACCGACGGAGTCGCTGAGAGGGCAGCTGAGGCCATCCACAACACTCGTCCCTTTCACAGTTGTGGAAAAATTCCCCTTATGGTGAAGCTTGCGGAGGATAACCCCAGACATGGACGCAGTCACAACGCACAAAGTGGCCGCAGCGCTTGGGGACGGAATGGCAACACAAATCAAAACAACGATGGCAGCGTCAGTCGCAGTAGTCCAAGTGGCAGCGTTAGAAGTAACAAGTCATTAGGGATATCGGGCCATGGTTCCGCGAGAGGGGATATTCGTGGACTCGGTATTGACACACCAGGTGGCCTTCCGGGACTTTTTTCGCTCGGAACCGATGCTTGCGGTTTCCCGGGAGGCGCTTTTGCCGTCTTTCCGACTATGATCCCACAGGGCGGTGTTTTTGTGCCTCAACCCGTTCTAAACGTTGGCGTAGGCGTAAATGGTCAGGCAATGGCACTGAGGACTCCAATGTTTTGGCATCAGGCCGGCTCCACCATTCCGGTTGGTGTTATGGGCCAAAGTCAATCCGCAAATATGGGAGCCACAGGCGGCAATTGTTCACATCAGGGGTTTGCATCCGTTTCTGAGGGTTCATCATCCGAGCAGCAGCGTGTGGACATCTTTTCGTCCTTTGCACAACCGCCGCCATTCCCCACAGATCCGTTAGCGGGTCTTGTAGATTCCACGGGGTTTTCGTTTAcggctcctcctcctcctcctcctgctcctgctcctctttcttcttctgcagTGGAGGTCGGCCCGGTTGTAAAAGATGATGTGGAGCCAACGATGTGTCCGCATCCGAGCAGTAGTGATGTGTATGACGCCGATTCATCATTATCGCTTGATTTTCTGGAGAATTTGGGCGCGGCGGAGTTGTGCCACGTGACGACTCCGTCTGGTGATGAGGACCACCGCCTGCATGCCCCCGGCTCATTTGTGCCGTTTTTGTAA
- a CDS encoding RNA-binding protein, putative (similar to GP|459650|gb|AAC46487.1||U06070 poly(A) binding protein {Trypanosoma cruzi} (PMID:7870134) similar to GP:4104919: poly(A) binding protein I {Trypanosoma brucei} (PMID:10029314)) has product MMPCKSFPPSSKLLRHRSSELYSRDNLFMCNLSAAVDEAVLKQIFSPYGEILSAAVMRNIHTGDSLGTAFVRFATTEQARAALVGCHGRVVCGRVLSVQWAKRQHDGTPVGEARKKIVKLFIRNIPLDVGPEDVQRLFERFGTVESVSLHKDTAAATPTTDNSRPQRRIAFVTFTESGVADRAAEAVHNTRPFPSHGSVPLMVKLAEDHSERRLAAAAAVAGGGSGHNSSSFCVPQPRFVGRQQPKVLRPPSGERLPVQPLCVLGSKGSGPSPILRSPNIVAATRVDDFMDIAVGRWKMPEPLSTTINTCCTVMPQAPVGTNGKFFTVSGSGLCAASRSAISCSICESKKGMRYTHEPYRSVVCNPTGIPVPPSPVD; this is encoded by the coding sequence ATGATGCCGTGCAAGTCATTTCCTCCGTCCTCTAAATTATTGAGGCATCGGTCAAGCGAACTTTATAGCCGTGACAATTTATTCATGTGTAACTTATCGGCTGCCGTGGATGAAGCGGTGCTTAAGCAAATCTTTTCGCCATATGGAGAAATTCTTTCTGCGGCTGTAATGCGAAATATTCATACGGGTGACAGTCTCGGAACGGCTTTTGTGCGTTTCGCCACAACAGAACAGGCGCGTGCGGCTCTGGTGGGTTGTCATGGGCGAGTGGTTTGTGGCCGTGTGCTGTCGGTTCAATGGGCGAAGAGGCAACACGATGGCACTCCCGTAGGCGAGGCCCGAAAGAAAATTGTGAAGTTATTCATACGTAACATTCCTTTGGATGTGGGACCTGAAGATGTGCAACGTCTCTTTGAACGTTTCGGTACTGTGGAGAGCGTATCACTGCACAAAgacactgctgctgcaactccCACTACTGACAACAGCCGACCCCAACGCCGCATTGCATTTGTGACATTTACGGAATCTGGTGTTGCTGATCGTGCAGCTGAGGCTGTACACAACACTCGTCCCTTCCCATCTCATGGTTCCGTCCCATTAATGGTAAAACTTGCAGAAGATCATTCGGAGCGCCGgctcgctgctgccgctgctgtggcTGGTGGAGGTTCGGGGCATAACTCCTCATCATTTTGTGTTCCTCAGCCCCGTTTTGTTGGCCGACAGCAGCCAAAAGTTCTGCGCCCCCCATCGGGCGAACGTTTGCCCGTGCAACCGCTTTGTGTTTTGGGCTCGAAAGGAAGCGGCCCATCACCAATTCTCCGCTCTCCAAATATTGTGGCAGCTACGCGAGTTGAtgattttatggatattgcGGTTGGGCGTTGGAAAATGCCGGAACCCCTTTCTACTACAATAAACACATGTTGTACCGTTATGCCACAGGCTCCGGTTGGAACCAATGGTAAATTTTTTACCGTTTCAGGTAGTGGACTCTGCGCGGCATCGCGATCAGCCATAAGTTGTTCCATATGTGAGAGCAAAAAAGGCATGAGGTACACTCATGAACCATACCGAAGCGTTGTGTGTAACCCCACTGGCATTCCGGTGCCGCCTTCACCAGTGGATTAA
- a CDS encoding clathrin coat assembly protein AP19, putative (similar to GP|2231700|gb|AAB96888.1||U92085 clathrin assembly protein AP19 homolog {Arabidopsis thaliana} (PMID:9426606); similar to Adapter-related protein complex 1 sigma 1B subunit (Sigma-adaptin 1B)(Adaptor protein complex AP-1 sigma-1B subunit) (Golgi adaptor HA1/AP1 adaptin sigma-1B subunit) (Clathrin assembly protein complex 1 sigma-1B small chain) (Sigma 1B subunit of AP-1 clathrin) (DC22). (Swiss-Prot:P56377) [Homo sapiens;]), translated as MIRYLLLISRQGKVRLAKWYVSIPNKEKTRIVRELCQTALGRSARFSNVLELRGSKYVCQRYASLYFIACIDKQDNELAILEMIHHFVELLDRYFGNVCELDLIFNFHRAYFVLDEVILGGELEDTSKKSILRQIEMHEAAAEDTELSRGSGTNSSKAR; from the coding sequence ATGATAAGATATCTTTTGCTTATAAGTCGCCAAGGCAAAGTACGGTTGGCGAAGTGGTACGTTTCCATAccgaacaaagaaaaaactcgAATTGTTCGTGAACTTTGCCAAACCGCTTTGGGTCGTTCCGCCCGTTTCTCCAACGTGTTGGAGCTCCGCGGCTCCAAATATGTTTGCCAGCGGTATGCgtctctttattttattgcctGCATTGACAAGCAAGACAATGAATTGGCAATTTTGGAGATGATTCACCACTTCGTAGAGCTATTGGACCGATACTTTGGCAATGTTTGCGAGCTGGACCTTATCTTCAACTTCCACCGGGCATATTTTGTGCTTGACGAAGTTATTTTGGGAGGGGAATTGGAAGACACAAGTAAGAAATCAATATTACGGCAGATTGAAATGCACGAGGCGGCAGCGGAGGACACGGAATTATCCAGAGGATCCGGCACAAATTCCTCAAAGGCACGCTAA